From the Pseudomonas syringae KCTC 12500 genome, the window AACTGATTGCCTTGCTGAGCGGCACCGACCCCGCCGCGATTCCTCGGCGTGCTGCCGGGCAAACGGCTGTTCCGCTGTCGTTTTCACAACGCCAGCTGTGGTTTCTCGATCAGATGGAACCGGGCAATGCGTTCTATAACGTGCCCACTGCGGTGCTGCTGAAAGGCGCGCTGGATGTGCCGGTGCTGGAGCGGGCGCTGAACGAATTGATCATGCGCCATGAAATATTGCGCACCACGTTTGCCAGCGTGGACGGCGAGCCACGGCAGCTCGTGCACCCGGCGATGCCGCTGGTGATGCCAAGTGTCGACCTGCGTGACCTGTCGCCTACAGCGCGCGATGCGCGCGTCAGCATGGCGGTGGAGCAGGAGGCCAAAGCGCCGTTTGACCTGGCCAGCGGCCCGTTGCTGCGGGCCTCGCTGCTGCGCCTGGCCGATGAGGAATACCTCTGGCTGTACAGCGTGCACCACATCATCGCCGATGGCTGGTCGATGGGCGTGATCCTTCAGGAAGTGACTACCGTGTATGGCGATTTCCTGCGCGGTCAGGCGTCCAGTCTGGCGCCTCTGGCGGTGCAGTACGCCGATTACGCCTGCTGGCAGCAACAGCGGCTGAGCGACGAGGCGCTGGCCGGGCAACTGGAGTTCTGGCAGCGCACGCTGGCCGACGCGCCGCCGCTGCTCGACATGCCTGCCGACCGGCCACGTCCGACCGTGCAGCGCTACGTTGGGGCGACCTTCAGCTCGACGGTCGACGGCACCACCTTGCGTGCGCTCAATGCGCTGGCCAGACAGACCCAAGGCACGCTGTTCAACGTGCTGATCGGCGCGCTGTCGGTCCTGCTCTGGCGCCACAGCGGTCAGCGGGACCTGTGCATCGGTACGCCATTCGCCAACCGCAGCCGTCCAGAAATCGAGCCGCTGATCGGCCATTTCGTCAACACTCAAGTGATTCGCCAGCGTCTCGATCCGCAGCAGACCTTTGCCGAGCTGTTGCGCGAAGTGCGCACCACTCTGCTGGATGTCCATGCGCATCAGGACGTGCCTTTCGACCGCGTGGTGGAGGCCGTCAACCCGCCGCGCGATACCGCGTATTCGCCTCTGTTTCAGGTGATGATGGTGTTGCAGAACACCCCAGGCAACGCCGCACAGATGCAGGGCCTGAGCATGACCCCATACGGCACCGGGAGCGCCACGGCCAAGTTCGACCTGGCGTTCGAATGGGTCGAGCGCGACGGTGTGCTGAGCCTGCTGGTGGAATACAACACCGACCTGTTCGACCAGACCAGCATCGAGCGCCTGAGCGGGCATTATCGTCAGTTGCTGGAGCAGGTGGCGCTGAACCCCAAGCAGCCTGTCGGCGCACTGACGCTGATCAGCGATGCCGAACGCGAACAGATACTGCATGCGTGGAACAGCCCGGCACCGCTGGCTCAGCCCGTCGACTGCGTGCATCGCCTGATCGAGGCTCAGGTCACGCGTCGGCAGGCCGAGTGTGCGGTCATCTTCGAAGGTCGATCGCTGAGCTACAGCCAGCTCAACAGTGAGGCCAACCGCCTGGCGCGTCACTTGCTCACCCTCGGCGTCGGCCCGGATGTGCGCGTGGCGGTGTGTATCGAACGTTCGCTGGAATTGCCGGTGGCCGTGCTGGCGGTGCTCAAGGCCGGGGGCGCCTATGTGCCACTGGACCCGGATTATCCATCGGGTCGCCTGCGGCATATTCTCGATGACACGTCCCCGGTGGTGCTGCTGGCCCAAGGGCCGACGCGCAAGATCCTGCGCGAGGCCCTGCAAGGCGCGGACTGTGAAGTGCCGATCCTCGACGTGCAGGCCGATGCCGTGCTTTGGGCCGAGTGCCCGTCGGACAATCCGCAGCCGCAGCGTGTCGGTGTGAACGCCGACCATCTGGCGTATGTGCTGTACACCTCCGGCACCACCGGGCTGCCCAAGGGGGCGATGGTCACGCATCGCGGGCTGAGCAACCTGCTGCTGTGGTGTCAGCAATTCTGCGGCGAACACGGGAGCATGCTGCACAAGATTCCATTCGGTTTCGACGCCTCGGCCTGGGAGATTTTCTGGCCGTTGCTTACCGGGGGCAGGCTGGTCATCGCCCGTCCCGGCGGGCATTTCGAACCCGGCTACCTGGCGCAGGTGGTGCGCGAACAAAGCGTCACCGCGATGGTGTTCGTGCCGGCCATGTTGCAACTGTTTCTGGAGGTCGAAGAGGTCAGCGCCTGTCTCTCCCTGAAGGATGTGTTCAGTGGCGGTGGGGAGCTGTCGCCCGCAGTCGCCAGGCTGTTTCAGGAGCGTCTGCCGCATGCCCGCCTGCACAACGTCTATGGTCCGACCGAAACCACAGTGATCAGCAGTGTCTGGACGCTGGAGCCTGGTGCTGACGTTCCGCCACGCCAATTGCCCATCGGCCGACCCATTGCCAACACCCGTTTTTACGTGCTCGACGAGCGTGATGCGCCGGTGCCGGCCGGGGTCACCGGTCAGTTGCACATTGGTGGTGTCGGCGTTGCACGGGGTTATCTGGGGCAGGACGAGCTCACCGCCGAACGGTTTATCGACAACCCCTTCGTTGCCGGTGACCGGCTGTACCGCAGCGGCGATCTGGCGCGTTATCGCCCGGACGGTCAGTTGGAGTTTCTCGGTCGCAACGACTTTCAGGTCAAGCTGCGCGGCATTCGCCTGGAACTGAGTGAAATCGAAGCGCGGCTGGACCTGTTCCCCGGTATTCGCACCAGTGTGGCGTTGATCGTCGGTGATACGGCGCAGAACCAGCGCCTTGTGGCGTGCTGCGTTACCGACAGCACGGTGGACGAATCCGCACTGCGTGCGCACCTGGCAACGACTCTGTCCAGCGCCGTCATGCCCAGCGCTTTTCTGTGGCTGGACGCCTTACCGTTGACGGTCAATGGCAAAGTCGACCGTGCCGCCCTTGCGGCACTGGCCGATCAGGATCTGGCCGACCGGCAGGTCAATCTCGGCAGCCCCCGTGACCATATCGAGCTGACCCTGTATCAGATCTGGAAAGACCTGCTGCTGGTGCCGCAGATCGGCATTCGCGACAACTTTTTCAACGTCGGCGGGACATCGATCGCGGCGATCAAGATGGCCTACGAAATTGGCCGGGCGTTCAGCGTCGAAGTGCCTGTGCGCGTGATCCTCGGCCACCCGACCATCGAGGCGTTGGGCGGCTGGCTGCGTACTGGCGCCAGCCTGGCCGCGGCACAGGACAACCTGATCGAATTCCGGCGCGGTGCCGGGCAGCGCAACGTGGTGTGCATTCACCCGGCGGGGGGCACGGCGTTCTGCTACCTGTCACTGGCCAAGGAACTGCCGGAAAGCATCGGTGTGTACGGTGTGCAATCGCCAGGGTTGAACCCCGGAGAAAGCACCGAGCCGAGCGTCGAAGCGATGGCCGACGCCTATTTGCGGCGGATCGCGGCGTTGACCTCACAACCGCTGGTGCTCACCGGGCTGTCGTTCGGTGGCCTGGTGGCGTACGAAATGGCCCGCCGCCTGACGGCTGCCGGCCATCGTCAGGTGACGGTGGTGCTGCTCGACACCCAAGGCTCGGATGATCCGGGGTTTCGGCAACAGATCGGGACCGTGGACATGGCGGAGTTTCGCGACAAGCTGGTGCGCTTCAACGGCATGTACCCCGGCATCGAAGACGCGCAGGTCGAGCGATATTTCCACCTCTACAACCACAACCGCCTGGCCATGGCCGCATACGAGTGCGCTCCGCAAGCCGGGCGCATCGTGCTGATTCAGGCTCGCGAAGGCTTTACCCGCCCGCAGTTGCATGAGCTGCGCAGCTTCTGGCGTCGTCGCGCGGGCAATGGTTACAAGGCCCGGCTGGTACATGGCGGGCACTGGGACATGCTGGAAAGCGCCGAGGTGCATCGAGTCTCGCAGACGCTCAGGCAAGAGCTGCAACGTTTCGACACGCAGGAGGCGCAATGATGAACCGGCACGCGGAAAATAACGCCCGCAACCCCCAGACCCTGCTGTCGCGTTTCGCCGAGCGGGTACGCCGTGATCCCCAGGCGCTGGCCGTGATCGACCGACAGGTACGGCTGACCTACGCGCAACTGGCCAGCGCCAGTGAACGCATCGCCAAAGGGCTGCTGGCACAAGGCGCAGGCACTGCGGATCCGATTGCCCTGTGCATGCCGCGCTGCTGGCAATGGGTCGCCACGATACTGGCCGTGCTGAAAGTCGGGGCTGTGGTGGTGCCGCTGGATCGGGCCAGTCCGGCCCGGCGTCGACAGCTGATGCTCGACGACGGAGGTTGCGTCGGGCTGGTGACCCTCGGCGAAGACGCGGACAGCCTGGCAGCGCCACAGCGTGGCTGGTACGTCAGCGTCGAAGCCCTGCTGGAATTCCCTGATCAACCGGCACTGCCGCTGCCCGAGGACTTCGCCGCGTCGAGCTTCCTGTTCTACACCTCGGGCACCACCGGTACCCCGAAGGCCGTGGACGTAGGGGAGCGCGGCCTGTTGCGTCTGGCCCGGACCGACAGTTGCCTCGACATTCGCGCAGGCGAGCGCGTGGCCTGCCTGTCCAACCCGGCGTTCGACGCCTGTAATTTCGAACTGTGGGCGCCCCTGCTCAACGGCGGTTGCTGCGTCATCATTGCCGACGCAGACCTGCAGGACGCACAGCAACTGGCCAGAGTGCTGGAAACGCAGCAGGTCGATAGCCTGTTCATGACCGTTTCGCTGTTCAACACCTTGAGCGCAGATAACCCCGCCTGTTTCGCCAGCCTGCGCCAGGTGCTGATCGGCGGTGAGCAGGTCAGCGCCGCGGCGGTGCGTGCCTGGTATCAGGCCAATCCCGACAGCCGTTGCCGGATTTTCAACGCCTACGGACCCACCGAATGCACCACCTTCGCCGTGTGCTATCCGATCCCCCGCGACTTTGCCGGGGACGCGGTGCCGATCGGTCGGCCATTGCCTGACACCGGCGTGCAGGTGCTTGATGCGCAACAACGCCCGGTTGCCAGTGGCGAGGCGGGAGAGCTTTACCTGAGCGGCAGCGGTGTCGCATGCGGTTACCGCAACCGTCCGACCGAGACTGAACAGCGTTTCCTGCGCCTGCCTAAAAGCGACGCCGGGGATGTACTGCATTACCGAACCGGCGATCAGGTGCGGGTCAATGCCGACGGGCTGATCGAGTACCTGGGGCGGATTGATCGTCAGGTGAAGGTCCGCGGTTTTCGCATCGAGCCGGGCGAGGTCGAGCAGCGTATTCTGGAGCACCCGCAGGTGGCGCAGGTGCACGTCTGTACGCGCCGGCAGGCGGCTGAAGACCACCAGTTGCTGGCCTTCATCGTGCCGCGCGAGGCGCTGGACTATCGCGATTTCGACCAGCACCTGCGTGACAACCTGGCGGTATGGATGCGCCCGCATCAGCTGTTTGTGCTGCAGCGCCTGCCGTTGACCGCCAATGGCAAGATCGATCAGCGTGCGCTGCTGGAGCAGCCCTTGAAGCCGTGGCGACCGCTGGCGGGTTCGCGTGCAGACGAGCAACACTCGCCCACGCTTGACTGGCTGCTGACTCAGGCTCGCAGGTTGTTGGCGCAACCTGAGCTGAGAGGCGAGGATGACTGGCTGGGCAGCGGCGGCGACTCGCTCAAGGCCATGCGTCTGCGTTCGGCAATCCGCACCCACTGGCAGCGGGAAATCACCCTGGGTGCGGTGCTGAGCGAATCGTTTTCGGCACTGGCCGAGCGCCTTGGTGATGAGCAGGGTGCGGCGTCTGCCTATCCGCCCGCGCCGCCCGTCAACCATTCAGGGCGTGCGCCGGCGACTGCCGAGCAGAGTCGCCTGTGGCTGATGCAGCAGCGCACTCCGCAGGCGACCGCCTACAACGTGCCAATCATCCTGCACCTGGCGGCGGGCGTTCAACTCCCCGCACTGGCCGACGCCGTGCAGCGCCTGCTGACTCGGCACCGCGGGCTGCGCACGGCGTTCGTCTCCGCTGCCGACGGGCTGCATCAAGAGGTTCACCAACGGGACGCGGTGTGCCAGACCTTTGCTAAAGGGGCGTTCAGTGAACAGACCTGGCGCAGCTTTGCAGCCCTGGTCTTCGACACACCTTTCGATCTGGCGACGTCGGCGCTGTGCAAGGCCTGGCTATTGCCGTTTGCCGATGGCAGCTGCCGCTTGCTGCTGAACCTGCATCACGTGGCCATTGATGGCTGGTCGATGAACCTGTTGTTCGATGACCTGGTGCAGCTGTACGACGATGCGCTGCAGGGGCTGCCGAGTGCCGAGCCTTCGCCGGGTCTGGGCACGCTGGAGTTTGCCCTCTGGCAACGGCAATGGCGTGTCGACCCGCGTTACCGCGATCAGCGTCGCGCCCTGGCCGGGTTGCACCGTCAGCACCCGGCGTCTTCGCCCGCGCTGCTGCCGGTTCGCGAGCCTGGCCCGCAGGCACTGCTTTATCGTCAGCCGCTGGGAGCCACGCGCAGCGCTGCACTGGATCGTTTTTGCAGCCGACAGCGCGTCACGCGTTATGAGGTGCTGTTCAGCGTTTATGCCTGGAGCATTTACGCCCTGACCGGCTGTGAACGGCCACGCATCGCCAGCCCGGTATCCAACCGTCCGCTGAGCGAATTCGAGGACGCAATCGGTATGTTCGCCAATACCGTGCTGATCCCCACGGCGTTCGACGGCGACAAGGCGCTCGGCCAGCAACTGCATCAGCAGACCGCCACTGTGCGTGAGGTGCTGGCCTTGCAGGACGTCGCGCTGGCGGATCTGGTCGAAGACCTGCGGCTGTCGTCGAGCAGTGCACTGTTCGATTTCATGTTCGTGCTGGAAAACACCGACTACGCCAGGCTGGCCCATACCGGCCTGCGGGCCACGCTGGAATTCAACGAGACTGTGCAGGCCAAATGTCCGCTGACCTTGCTGGTGGTCGATGCCGGGTTACAGCTGGAATGCTGGTGGGAGTACCAGTGCAGTTATTTCGATGCGGGCCAAATGGTCGCCGTCAATCAGCTCTTGCAGCAGGGGCTTGATCTGCTGTTGGAGAAACCGTCGGCGACCCTTGATGCGCTGCTCACGCCTTACCGCTTCAGCCTGCCGCCCGCCAGTCAGGGCGACAGCGCTGAGCCGCCGTTCAACACCGTGGCCGACTGGTTCGCCTACCAGGTGAGTTGCACACCGGATGCTCCGGCACTGGTCGACAATCAGCAGTGCATCAGCTACGCCGAACTGGATGCACTGGCCGATACGCTGGCGGCCACCCTGATCGAGCAGTGCCCGCTGCCGGAGGATAACGATGCGCCGCTGCAAGTGGTCTTGTACCTCCAAGCGTCGGTCGAGCACATTGTGGCCTTGCTGGCGCTGGCCAGGCTCAACCTGACGGCGGTACCCGTCGATCCTGGCTATCCGCTGGCGGTGCAGCGTCAGGTCATGCAGCAGGCACAACCCGGCTGCGTGCTGTACAGCGCGACCACTGAGGTGGCACTGGAACAGTTGAACGCAGACCGACAGGTCTGTCATCGGGTCGACCTGAGCGCTGCGGCACGGCCATTCGAGCGTCGCCGTCATGCGGGTCAACGACCGTTGTACACGCTGTTCACGTCCGGTTCGACGGGGACACCGAAAGGAGTTCAGGTGCCGGACCGAACCCTTTGCAATCTGTTGCACTGGCAGCGCAACGAGGGGCAGTTACCCGCGAAGTCAGTGACCCTGCAATTCTCCATGCTGTCGTTTGATGTGTCGTTTCAGGAGATTTTCAGCACCCTCTGCGGCGGGGGTTGTTACCACCTGATCAACCCGCGTTGGCGGCAGGATGCCCAGGCATTGCTGAGCTATCTGGTGCAGACGCGTATCGAACGACTGTTCCTGCCCTGCGTGGCCTTGCAGCATCTGGCGCAGACCGCTGTCAGCCAGGGCGTGTATCCGCAGGCGTTGCGCGAAGTGATCACGGCGGGCGAGCAACTGCTGTGCACCGAGGCTTTGCGCAACTGGTTCGGCGGCATGCCGCAGGCACGGCTGTTCAATCATTACGGCCCGACCGAAACCCACGTGGTCAGCGCCTGGCGTTTGCCTGCGGCGGTTCAGGACTGGCCGCTGCGCGCGCCGATCGGGCGGGCAGTGAGCAATGCACGCCTGCTGCTGGTGGACGAATACGACCGGCCGGTGCCGCGTGGCAGCCAGGGCTATCTGCTGGTGGCAGGGCCGATGATTTCGCGCTGCTACCTCGCTGACCCGGCGCTGAATGCTGCGCGCTTTGTCGAGTTGCCGCAGCCAGAGGGCATGACCCTGTTCTATCGCACCGGCGACCTTGCGCGGGCTGATGCAAACGCCTGTCTGCACTACCTGGGCCGGGACGATCAGCAGATCAAGATCAGTGGTCAGCGTATAGAACTGGGGCAGATCGAGGCCGCGCTGTTGCAGGTCGCTCAGGTGAGCAACGCGGTGGTAGCCATGCAGGCTGAGCCGCCCCTTCTGGTGGCCTGGTTGCGCAGCGAAGGCACGCTGCCCGATGCACAACAGCTTGATCGACAGATCAGCCTGCACCTGCCGGCGCATGTGCGTATCGACGAGTACCGGCGGGTCGACGCCTGGCCGCGCACGCCGAGCGGCAAGATCGATCGCAGGGCACTGGGGGATCTCGGCGAGGTATTGCAACGGCAACGCACCGGGCTGCCTGCGGCACCGTTGAGCGCACTTGAACAACAACTGAGCGAGTTGTTCGTGGCGGTCATCGGTCGCGACATCGATCCTGATCAGACTTTCTTCGAAGCCGGCGCCACCAGCCTCGGCCTGATGCGTCTGCATGCCCGTTACAACGAGGTGCTGCCGCAGCCAGTGGCAATGGCCGCGTTGTTCGAGCATGTCAGCGTGCGCCGCCTGGCACAGCATCTATCCATACCGGCAGGGCAACTGTCCGGTGCAGGGAAGGGCAATGAGCGAGGTGCCAAGGCTGGCGAACAACCCATGGCGATCATCGGCATGTCGGTGAATGTGGCCGGGGCGAGCAACCTTGCCGAATTCTGGGCGATGGTTCAAGGAAATGGCTTGGGCATCGAGCGGTTCGACGCTGCCGAGGGGCTGGTCGGTGCGCGCAGTCAACTGACCGGCCTGCTGGATTTCGATCCCGACTATTTCGGCATCAGTCTGCAGGAAGCGCGGCTGATGGACCCGCAACAGCGGCACCTGCTGATGGGCTGCGTGCAGGCGCTGCAACATGCCGGGCTGACACCCAAAGCCGACGGGCCGCGCATCGGCCTGATCGCCAGTTGCGGCGAAACCACGTATTTCCAGCAAATGTTGCGCGAAACCGCCGAGGGCGATCTGCCCGACGGTTTTCAGATGGCGCTGCACCACGACAAGGACTTTCTGGCCACCAAGGCGGCTTACCACCTCGACCTCGGCGGGCCGGCACTCAGCGTTCAGGCGGCGTGCGGCAGTTCGCTGATTGCTGTGCACCTGGCGGCGGCGATGCTGCGTCAGGGCGACAGTGACGTGATGCTGGCCGCCGGGGTGCTGATCGACTCGACCCTGACCGATGGCTATCGTTATCGCCCGCAGCACATTTTTTCCCGCGACGGTTTGTGCCGTCCGTTCAGTGAGGACGCCAGCGGCACCATCGGTGCCAGCGGTTACGGGGTGGTGGTACTCAAACCGCTGGACCGTGCCCAGGCCGACGGCGACCGGATCTACGCGCTGGTCGAAGCCTCTGCGCTGAACAACGATGGCCGCGCCAAGATGAGTTACACCGCGCCATCAGTGGCGGGGCAGAGCGCAGTGATCAGCGAGGCGCTGCGCAAGGCCGGGATCAATGGCGCCGACATGGGCTACATCGAGGCTCACGGCACCGGCACGCTGTTGGGCGACCCTATTGAAGTGGCTGCATTGACCAAAGCGTTCGGCGCGGCACCAGCCGCCGGTTGCGCGCTGGCCTCAGTGAAAAGTCAGGTGGGTCATCTGGGCGCGGCTGCCGGCGTGGTCGGGCTGATTCGCGCGACGCTTGCCGTGTTTCACGGGGTGATCCCACCCAACCTGGGGTTTACCCGGATCAATCCGCAAATCGATCTGCAGCACTCGCCGTTCTACATACCCACCACCTCCGGGCCCTGGCCCGAGGGGCGTCGGCGTCTGGCCGGGGTCAGCAGTTTCGGCATCGGTGGCACCAACGCGCATGTGATTGTCGGCGCCGCGCCGCAGCAGACAGCGCGCGTCGAGGATAGCCCGGCGTGCCTGCTGCTGTCGGCGCACAGCCGCACTGCCCTGGAGCGGGACATGCTGGCGATTGAAGCCTGGCTCAACGCCTTTCCCGAGCAGCAGGCTGCGCTGCTGCATTACCTGCAACACGGTCGACGCGCGTTGCCCTGGCGCTTTGCGATGATCTGCGAGCCCGGTCAGACGCCGCGCCTGCAAGCCGCGTCGATCAAGCAGGTGACGCTTTCGGATGTGCGAGTGAACGCCAGCGAGCATTCGCCCCAGGCCCTGCTGGACGCCTGGTATGCGGGGGCCAGCATCGAAGGGGCGATCGGTTCGACGCCGCCACCCTGGGACTTGCCTCCGTCGGCATTCGATCTGCAGACCTTCCGCTTCAAACCCGCCGCACGTGCCGAACTGCAGAAGTCGTCAGCCGTGGAGCGCCAGCCGCTGGCAGACTGGTTTTATCAGCGTCAGTGGCAGCGGGTAAACCGTCTGCGTACACAACCGACTGGTGAGGGTCGTGACGTGCTGGTGGTGTGTAGCCATGAGCGTCTGGATGCCACCACGCTTGGCAGTCTGCAGGGTGTCTATCGGCATGTCATCGAGGTGCAGGCCGGCAATGGCTACCAGCAGCTTGGCCCGAATCGTTATGAGCTCGACCCGCTGGACCCTGTGGCGTTTGGTCGATTGATCGCCACGCTCGATCAGAATGGGCAGACGGCGAGCGAACTGGACTGGCTGCATGCCTTGCCGCTGTCGGTGGGCGGAGCGGTTGACGAGCAAAGCCTGGCGGCCGCGCAATGGGCCTGTCTGGATACGCTCAGCGCGTTGTTGCAGGCCTGGGGGCAGAACGCACAGAAGAGCGTTCTGCGGCTCTGGCTGTTGTCCTGGCAAGCGTGCCCGGTGAACGGCCAGGTCATGCGCCCTGAACTGGCGGCGCTGGCCGGTATCACCGAAGTGGCCCCGCAGGAGTTCCCGATACGCTGTCATTGGCTGGACCTGCCCACGGCGCAGTTGAGCGTTCAGGCTCGGCACCTGGCGGCGCTGCTGGCCGAACCGGCGTCGCTGCCGCGGCGCATGGCCATTCGTGACGGTTATCTGTGGCAGCCACAGCTGCTGCCCAGTCCGCTGGCGACTCCGACGGCTGGTTCGAATCTGCTGCCGGCGAACGGCACGTTGCTGGTGCTCGGCGGTACAGGCGGTATCGGGCGTACCTTGTGTGAACACCTGCTGCAATCCAGTCAGCGGCGGGTCGTGCTGCTGTCGCGAGGTGGCGAGTGTCCGAAACAACTGCACGCCTATGCTTCGCGCATCGATAGCATCGCTGCGGATATCGCCGACCTGGCGCGCTGGCCCACGGTGCTTGAACAGTTGCGTGAGCGTTATGGGCACTTTGACGGCGTGATTCACGCCGCCGGCACCGGAGCGGGCAGCCTGATCCGTCAGCGCGATGCTCAGGTGCTGTCTGAGGCAATGGCCAGTAAGACGCGTGGCATGCTGGCGGTCGAAGCGTTGATCGAAAAGATGACCCCGGGGTTCGTGCTGTATTGCTCTTCGATGTCGGCACTGTTCGGTGGCGCCGGGCACCTAGACTACGCCGCCGCCAGTGCCGTGCTTGACGGTTTTACCCACTACCGTTCGCATGCCGAAAATGGCTGTGTGCGTCTGGGCATCAACTGGGACATCTGGCGCGATGTCGGCATGGCCGCTGCCAGTGGCGTCGGGGATGACGCGCACCAGCGGCATCTGGCGGTCGGCATGTCGGCGCAGGAGGGCTGCCGGGTATTCGATGCAGCCATGACGGCCCAACTTCC encodes:
- a CDS encoding non-ribosomal peptide synthetase, with protein sequence MNAYQLLELFGRHAVVLEVDGDKLRCKAPRGFLNDEMLQALKQHKAELIALLSGTDPAAIPRRAAGQTAVPLSFSQRQLWFLDQMEPGNAFYNVPTAVLLKGALDVPVLERALNELIMRHEILRTTFASVDGEPRQLVHPAMPLVMPSVDLRDLSPTARDARVSMAVEQEAKAPFDLASGPLLRASLLRLADEEYLWLYSVHHIIADGWSMGVILQEVTTVYGDFLRGQASSLAPLAVQYADYACWQQQRLSDEALAGQLEFWQRTLADAPPLLDMPADRPRPTVQRYVGATFSSTVDGTTLRALNALARQTQGTLFNVLIGALSVLLWRHSGQRDLCIGTPFANRSRPEIEPLIGHFVNTQVIRQRLDPQQTFAELLREVRTTLLDVHAHQDVPFDRVVEAVNPPRDTAYSPLFQVMMVLQNTPGNAAQMQGLSMTPYGTGSATAKFDLAFEWVERDGVLSLLVEYNTDLFDQTSIERLSGHYRQLLEQVALNPKQPVGALTLISDAEREQILHAWNSPAPLAQPVDCVHRLIEAQVTRRQAECAVIFEGRSLSYSQLNSEANRLARHLLTLGVGPDVRVAVCIERSLELPVAVLAVLKAGGAYVPLDPDYPSGRLRHILDDTSPVVLLAQGPTRKILREALQGADCEVPILDVQADAVLWAECPSDNPQPQRVGVNADHLAYVLYTSGTTGLPKGAMVTHRGLSNLLLWCQQFCGEHGSMLHKIPFGFDASAWEIFWPLLTGGRLVIARPGGHFEPGYLAQVVREQSVTAMVFVPAMLQLFLEVEEVSACLSLKDVFSGGGELSPAVARLFQERLPHARLHNVYGPTETTVISSVWTLEPGADVPPRQLPIGRPIANTRFYVLDERDAPVPAGVTGQLHIGGVGVARGYLGQDELTAERFIDNPFVAGDRLYRSGDLARYRPDGQLEFLGRNDFQVKLRGIRLELSEIEARLDLFPGIRTSVALIVGDTAQNQRLVACCVTDSTVDESALRAHLATTLSSAVMPSAFLWLDALPLTVNGKVDRAALAALADQDLADRQVNLGSPRDHIELTLYQIWKDLLLVPQIGIRDNFFNVGGTSIAAIKMAYEIGRAFSVEVPVRVILGHPTIEALGGWLRTGASLAAAQDNLIEFRRGAGQRNVVCIHPAGGTAFCYLSLAKELPESIGVYGVQSPGLNPGESTEPSVEAMADAYLRRIAALTSQPLVLTGLSFGGLVAYEMARRLTAAGHRQVTVVLLDTQGSDDPGFRQQIGTVDMAEFRDKLVRFNGMYPGIEDAQVERYFHLYNHNRLAMAAYECAPQAGRIVLIQAREGFTRPQLHELRSFWRRRAGNGYKARLVHGGHWDMLESAEVHRVSQTLRQELQRFDTQEAQ